One part of the Osmerus mordax isolate fOsmMor3 chromosome 18, fOsmMor3.pri, whole genome shotgun sequence genome encodes these proteins:
- the cyp51 gene encoding lanosterol 14-alpha demethylase, with protein sequence MSMHLYLISSALIENTVGKISDNLTSVVLAASVITLALGYISKVLIKQSWDKDLKHPPYIPSSIPFLGHAVAFGKSPIDFLENAYEKYGPVFSFTMVGKTFTYLLGSDAATLMFNSKNEDLNAEDVYSRLTTPVFGKGVAYDVPNPIFLEQKKMLKTGLNIAHFKQHVQIIEDETKEYFERWGDSGEKNLFEALSELIILTASSCLHGKEIRSMLDEKVAQLYADLDGGFSHAAWLLPGWLPLPSFIRRDRAHKEIKNIFFKVIQKRRNSGEKVDDILQTLIDATYKDGKPLNDSEIAGMLIGLLLAGQHTSSTTSAWLGFFLARDRDLQERCHAEQKNVCGENLPPLDLDQLKDLTLLDRCLKETLRLRPPIMTMMRMARSPQTAAGYTIPAGHQVCVSPTVNHRLKDTWTDRIEFEPDRYLQENPAAGEKFAYVPFGAGRHRCIGENFAYVQIKTIWSTMLRLYEFDLVDGYFPTINYTTMIHTPHNPVIRYRRRTN encoded by the exons ATGTCTATGCATTTATATCTAATTAGCAGTGCGTTGATTGAAAATACCGTCGGGAAAATAAGTGACAACCTGACGTCAGTGGTCCTCGCAGCCTCGGTGATCACTCTCGCCCTGGGATACATTTCTAAAGTGCTCATCAAACAGTCATGGGACAAAGACTTG AAACACCCACCATACATTCCTTCAAGTATTCCATTCCTGGGACATGCTGTTGCATTTGGAAAAAGCCCTATTGATTTCTTGGAAAACGCATATGAAAAG TATGGACCAGTCTTCAGTTTCACCATGGTGGGCAAAACCTTCACATATCTCTTGGGCAGTGACGCAGCGACGCTCATGTTCAACAGCAAGAACGAAGACCTCAACGCGGAGGACGTGTACTCTAGACTGACCACGCCAGTGTTTGGCAAAGGAGTGGCCTACGATGTACCCAATCCT ATCTTTCTGGAGCAGAAGAAGATGCTGAAAACAGGTCTGAACATCGCCCATTTCAAGCAGCACGTCCAGATAATTGAAGACGAGACCAAGGAATACTTTGAACGATGGGGAGACAGTGGGGAGAAAA ATCTGTTCGAGGCGTTGTCGGAGCTGATCATCCTGACGGCCAGCAGCTGCCTCCATGGGAAGGAGATCCGCAGCATGCTGGATGAGAAGGTGGCCCAGCTGTACGCCGACCTGGATGGAGGCTTCAGCCACGCTGCCTggctgctgcctggctggctacCCCTGCCCAGCTTCAT ACGGAGGGACAGAGCACACAAGGAGATCAAGAACATCTTCTTCAAGGTCATCCAGAAACGCAGGAACTCTGGAGAGAAGGTGGACGACATTCTCCAGACTCTTATAGACGCCACCTACAA GGACGGCAAGCCCCTGAACGACAGCGAGATTGCGGGGATGCTGATTGGTCTGCTGCTGGCGGGGCAGCACACCTCGTCCACCACCAGCGCCTGGCTGGGCTTCTTCCTGGCGCGGGACCGAGACCTGCAGGAGCGCTGCCACGCCGAGCAGAAGAACGTCTGTGGAGAGAACCTGCCCCCCCTGGACCTGGACCAG CTGAAGGATCTGACCTTGCTGGACCGCTGTTTGAAAGAGACCCTCAGACTCCGCCCCCCCATCATGACCATGATGAGAATGGCGCGCTCTCCACAG ACGGCGGCAGGCTACACCATCCCCGCGGGCCACCAGGTGTGCGTGTCCCCGACCGTCAACCACCGCCTGAAGGACACCTGGACGGACAGGATCGAGTTCGAGCCCGACCGCTACCTCCAGGAGAACCCCGCGGCAGGGGAGAAGTTCGCATACGTGCCGTTTGGTGCAG gcCGGCATCGCTGCATAGGAGAGAACTTTGCCTACGTTCAGATCAAAACCATCTGGTCCACCATGCTGCGCCTGTACGAGTTCGATCTGGTCGACGGCTACTTCCCCACGATCAACTACACCACCATGATTCACACCCCTCACAACCCCGTCATCAGATACAGGAGGAGGACGAACTga